CCACTCGTCCCAGACGCCCGACTTCCACTCGTATTGGATGCGGCCGATGACCTCGAACGAGACCTTGTCGAGGCTGCCCTTCGTCTGCAGGCCGATCTTCGAGCCGGTGGGGATGACGTCGCCGGCCTTGCCGATCGCTTGGAAATCCTGGCCCGCGCGGACCACGACCGCCTGGCAGAACGTGCACACCGTGGCCCGCGAAGCACCGAGCTTGAACTCGACGTTCGCCCCGCAGTTGGGGCACTGGCCGGTGCGCGGGGCGGCGAGCGTCATCCGTCGCGTCCCGGTCGAGCGAGGCGGCGCACTTCCACGCGCTCGGCGCCGAGCAGCTCCGCGAGCCGCTCCGCCCAGGGCCACTCGGGCCGCACGCGGCAGCAGTAGAGGTTGAACGCGGCGTAGCGCCGCTCGGGGAAGGTGTGCACCGTGAGGTGCGACTCGGACAGCAGCTGCATCGCGGTCACGCCGCCGTGCCCGGGGAAGGCGTGGACGCTCAGCGACCCCACGGGATGCAGGCCGAGCTCGGAGACGGCGCGCGCGAAGAGCTCGCGCAGCTGGTCCGGGTTGCGGAGGGCGGCGGGGTCGCAGCCGAAGGCGTCGACCACCCACTCGAGGCCGTCGCCCAGTTCGAGAGGCTCACGCATCGCGCGGGCGGTTATATCTCAACACTGTCCAGCGACGGATGCCTGCTTCCTCGGGGGCTCGGCCGCGCCATCGCTGGAGCTTCTGCTGAGCGTGCGAGCGGTTTCGCGGCCCCGCGCACTTTCCGAGCCGGCGAACCGTCCCGGCGCTATCATCCCGGCAGACGCCGCCCGCGCGTCCCCGAGGTGAACCATGGTCACCATCACCTACTGCACCTCCTGAGGCTACAAGCCTCGGGCCGCCCGTGCGGCGGCC
This window of the Deltaproteobacteria bacterium genome carries:
- a CDS encoding S-adenosylmethionine decarboxylase, producing MREPLELGDGLEWVVDAFGCDPAALRNPDQLRELFARAVSELGLHPVGSLSVHAFPGHGGVTAMQLLSESHLTVHTFPERRYAAFNLYCCRVRPEWPWAERLAELLGAERVEVRRLARPGRDG